From Deltaproteobacteria bacterium, a single genomic window includes:
- a CDS encoding ABC transporter ATP-binding protein, with amino-acid sequence MLEVRDLDFAYGDVQVLRGVSLSVNAGEIVTLVGSNGAGKSTTLRNISRLARPRSGSIVFDGHDLTRLSSHQVVELGLVQVPEGRRVFPEMTVLENLRMGSYTRTARGDRSKNLERGLTLFPRLRERIGQAAGTLSGGEQQMLAIARGLMAKPRLLLLDEPSLGLSPLLVRTIFDTIAQINAQGTSVLLVEQNVYQSLRIAARGYVLETGKIALSGTGANLLANDEVKAAFLGA; translated from the coding sequence CTGCTCGAGGTGCGCGATCTCGACTTCGCCTACGGCGACGTGCAGGTGCTGCGCGGCGTCTCGCTGAGCGTGAACGCGGGCGAGATCGTCACGCTGGTCGGCAGCAACGGCGCGGGGAAGAGCACCACCCTGCGGAACATCTCCCGCCTGGCCCGTCCCCGCTCCGGGAGCATCGTGTTCGACGGTCACGATCTCACCCGGCTCTCCTCGCACCAGGTCGTCGAGCTCGGCCTCGTACAGGTGCCGGAAGGCCGCCGCGTCTTCCCGGAAATGACGGTGCTCGAGAACTTGCGCATGGGCAGCTATACCCGGACCGCCCGCGGCGACCGCTCGAAGAACCTGGAGCGGGGTTTGACGCTCTTTCCAAGGCTCCGCGAGCGCATCGGCCAGGCCGCAGGCACGCTCTCGGGCGGCGAGCAGCAGATGCTCGCCATCGCCCGCGGCCTGATGGCGAAGCCGCGCCTGCTGCTGCTCGACGAGCCGTCGCTGGGTCTCTCGCCGCTCCTGGTACGGACGATTTTCGACACCATCGCGCAGATCAATGCGCAAGGCACCTCCGTGCTGCTGGTCGAGCAGAACGTGTACCAGTCGTTGCGCATCGCGGCGCGCGGGTACGTGCTGGAGACGGGAAAGATCGCGCTGTCGGGGACGGGCGCAAATCTGCTCGCCAACGACGAAGTCAAGGCGGCGTTCCTCGGCGCCTAG
- a CDS encoding ABC transporter ATP-binding protein: protein MLEVRNVSRFFGGVKANQDVSFSVEPGIVLGLIGPNGAGKTTLFNCITGFYPPSRGEVIFDGQRINGFSPDKVCKLGMARTWQKVRPLAKLTVLENTVVGALCRTNSVAEAEKIALEQLRVVGLEKRTEVLAGGLPIGERKKLELARVMATKPRMILLDEVMGGLNARESEEIIRLILDVKKHGLTQVVIEHDMKAIVRTCDRIVVLNSGEKLAEGSPQQIVNDPRVMAAYLGDSGGAKA from the coding sequence CTGCTCGAAGTGCGGAACGTCAGCCGGTTCTTCGGCGGCGTGAAGGCAAACCAGGACGTCTCCTTCTCCGTCGAGCCCGGCATCGTCCTTGGACTGATCGGCCCCAATGGTGCTGGCAAGACCACGCTGTTCAACTGCATCACCGGCTTCTACCCGCCCTCGCGCGGAGAAGTGATCTTCGACGGCCAGCGCATCAACGGCTTCTCGCCCGACAAGGTGTGCAAGCTTGGAATGGCGCGGACCTGGCAAAAAGTGCGGCCCCTGGCGAAACTGACCGTGCTCGAGAACACCGTAGTCGGGGCGCTGTGCCGCACCAACTCCGTCGCGGAAGCGGAGAAGATTGCTCTCGAGCAGCTGCGCGTGGTCGGGCTGGAGAAGCGCACGGAGGTCCTCGCCGGAGGTCTGCCCATCGGCGAGCGCAAGAAGCTGGAGCTGGCGCGCGTCATGGCGACGAAGCCCCGGATGATCCTGCTCGACGAAGTCATGGGTGGCCTCAATGCGCGGGAGAGCGAGGAGATCATCAGGTTGATCCTCGACGTGAAGAAGCACGGGCTGACCCAGGTGGTGATCGAGCACGACATGAAGGCCATCGTGCGCACCTGCGACCGCATCGTCGTGCTCAACTCCGGCGAGAAGCTCGCCGAGGGGTCGCCCCAACAGATCGTCAACGATCCGCGCGTGATGGCTGCCTACCTCGGCGACAGCGGAGGCGCGAAGGCATGA
- a CDS encoding branched-chain amino acid ABC transporter permease, with protein MKTLVVCAAAAVVLALIPIWVESPYALHIFILLFIAIALGESWNVIGGFAGQYSVGHSAWYGLGAYTAFVLLQRKGIAPWFGVWAAVALSVIIALVVGWITFRLRGPYFVLASIAVAEIIRLLALNTKDLTNGAEGILASDLPPLKLGGTVITDWNSKTPYFYMGLAMAVFTIAVNYVVKRSKLGYYLQAIREDQDAAHSLGIPLTMVKNAALGISAACTALVGSFAAFYVGFIEPNQVFGIDVSIQMVLTAIIGGIGTVAGPVLGAVVLVLISEALRASIAQAHLLVYGILVIVVILVMPDGFLGFIAHRLRRKAAAR; from the coding sequence GTGAAGACGCTCGTCGTCTGCGCAGCCGCTGCCGTGGTCCTGGCCCTGATCCCGATCTGGGTCGAGAGCCCGTACGCTCTGCACATCTTCATCCTGCTGTTCATCGCCATCGCCCTCGGCGAGAGCTGGAACGTGATCGGCGGGTTCGCGGGTCAGTACTCCGTCGGCCACTCCGCCTGGTACGGACTCGGCGCTTACACCGCGTTCGTCCTGCTGCAGCGCAAGGGGATCGCGCCCTGGTTCGGCGTCTGGGCGGCGGTGGCGCTGAGCGTGATCATCGCCCTGGTGGTGGGCTGGATCACCTTCCGCCTGCGCGGGCCCTACTTCGTGCTGGCGAGTATCGCGGTCGCGGAGATCATCCGCCTGCTCGCGCTCAACACCAAGGACCTCACGAACGGCGCCGAAGGAATCCTCGCCTCGGACCTGCCGCCGTTGAAGCTGGGCGGCACCGTGATCACCGACTGGAACAGCAAGACCCCGTACTTCTATATGGGACTGGCGATGGCGGTCTTCACCATCGCCGTCAACTACGTGGTGAAGCGGAGCAAGCTCGGGTACTACCTGCAGGCCATCCGCGAGGACCAGGATGCTGCCCACTCCCTCGGCATCCCGCTCACGATGGTCAAGAACGCCGCGCTGGGTATCTCGGCGGCCTGCACCGCGCTGGTCGGCAGCTTCGCCGCGTTCTACGTCGGCTTCATCGAGCCCAATCAGGTCTTCGGGATCGACGTCTCCATCCAGATGGTGCTGACGGCCATCATCGGCGGCATCGGCACCGTGGCCGGGCCCGTGCTCGGCGCGGTGGTTCTGGTGCTGATCTCCGAGGCGCTCCGCGCCTCCATCGCGCAGGCGCACCTGCTGGTGTACGGGATCCTGGTGATCGTGGTGATCCTCGTCATGCCGGACGGTTTCCTCGGCTTCATCGCGCACCGGCTGCGCAGGAAGGCGGCGGCGAGGTGA
- a CDS encoding branched-chain amino acid ABC transporter permease, with product MAVLMQSIFSGVLIGGVYALTGIGLTLIFGVMRVINFAQGELVMVGMYSTFWVFVLLGVDPFVSVLVTMPVLFLLGAILQRSLINRVLDALPQNQILLTIGIGLVLSNVAMLAFTSDYRILSTSYSSSSVALGPMHLSTPLIYCFLITAVITAALYWFLVKTDIGHAIRATAQDRDAAQLMGVNVRTMGIVAFGLGAALAGAAGALVAPIYYIYPQVGGAFTLKAFVVVVLGGMGSIIGATLGGVLIGVAESVSATYIGSGWKDLCVYVIFLLVLLLKPSGLLGKSRM from the coding sequence ATGGCAGTGTTGATGCAGTCCATCTTCAGCGGCGTCCTGATCGGGGGCGTCTACGCGCTCACCGGCATCGGGCTCACGCTGATCTTCGGCGTGATGCGCGTGATCAATTTCGCCCAGGGCGAGCTGGTGATGGTGGGAATGTACTCGACGTTCTGGGTCTTCGTGCTGCTGGGAGTCGATCCGTTCGTCTCCGTGCTGGTGACGATGCCCGTCCTCTTCCTCCTCGGAGCCATCCTGCAGCGCTCGCTGATCAACCGGGTCCTCGACGCCTTGCCGCAGAACCAGATCCTGCTCACCATCGGGATCGGCCTCGTGCTCTCGAACGTGGCCATGCTCGCCTTCACCAGCGATTACCGGATCCTTTCCACCAGCTACTCATCGTCGAGCGTGGCGCTCGGGCCCATGCACCTGTCCACGCCGCTGATCTACTGCTTCCTGATCACGGCGGTGATCACGGCCGCCCTGTACTGGTTCCTGGTCAAGACGGACATCGGTCACGCCATCCGCGCCACTGCGCAGGACCGGGACGCCGCGCAGCTCATGGGCGTGAACGTCCGCACCATGGGCATCGTGGCGTTCGGGCTCGGCGCGGCGCTCGCCGGAGCGGCAGGCGCGCTGGTCGCACCCATCTACTACATCTACCCGCAGGTGGGCGGCGCGTTCACGCTGAAGGCGTTCGTGGTCGTCGTGCTCGGCGGAATGGGCAGCATCATCGGGGCAACGCTCGGCGGGGTGTTGATCGGCGTGGCGGAGTCGGTCTCCGCGACGTACATCGGCTCGGGGTGGAAGGATCTCTGCGTCTACGTCATCTTCCTCCTCGTGCTGCTGCTCAAGCCTTCCGGCCTTCTCGGAAAGAGCCGCATGTGA
- a CDS encoding DUF561 domain-containing protein yields MGIQHPFVLAPMAGGPSTPALCAAVSEAGGLGSYGAAYLAPERAREVIRAIRAATSRPFAINLFADDGVPADDATLAAAQRVLARFRTELDLPPPAPPAPVLLKDVFPVLIEERVPVFSFTFGIPPPEMLDACRKAGVATMGTATTVAEARALEQAGVDFVCAQGAEAGGHRGTFDRDVEPPLIGTMALVPQIVDAVRVPVIAAGGIMDGRGFAAALALGASAVSLGTAFLRCPEAGTSAPYRAALREARDDATVITRAFSGRAARGLGNRFTREMAGAPLAPYQVQNSLTRDMRAASTQRGDSGLLSLWAGQAAALAREVPAAELVAQIIREADAVLARLAPER; encoded by the coding sequence ATGGGCATCCAGCATCCGTTCGTCCTTGCGCCGATGGCGGGCGGTCCTTCCACGCCTGCCCTCTGCGCGGCGGTGAGCGAAGCGGGTGGGCTCGGATCGTATGGTGCGGCCTATCTCGCGCCCGAGAGGGCGCGCGAGGTGATCCGCGCGATCCGGGCAGCGACGTCACGGCCGTTCGCGATCAACCTCTTTGCGGACGACGGCGTCCCGGCGGACGACGCGACGCTGGCGGCTGCCCAAAGGGTGCTCGCGCGCTTTCGTACCGAGTTGGACCTTCCACCGCCCGCTCCGCCGGCGCCGGTGCTACTGAAGGACGTATTTCCGGTGCTGATCGAGGAGCGCGTGCCGGTGTTCAGCTTCACTTTCGGCATCCCGCCCCCCGAGATGCTCGACGCCTGCAGGAAAGCAGGAGTGGCAACGATGGGCACAGCGACCACGGTCGCCGAGGCGCGGGCGCTGGAACAGGCAGGAGTGGACTTCGTCTGCGCCCAGGGAGCGGAGGCAGGAGGTCATCGCGGCACCTTCGATCGGGACGTGGAGCCGCCGTTGATCGGGACGATGGCGCTGGTCCCGCAGATCGTCGATGCGGTGCGTGTCCCCGTGATCGCCGCCGGCGGGATCATGGACGGAAGGGGCTTCGCCGCGGCCCTGGCTCTCGGCGCCAGCGCCGTGTCCTTGGGCACGGCATTCCTCCGCTGTCCCGAGGCGGGGACGAGCGCGCCCTACCGGGCCGCTCTGCGCGAAGCCCGCGACGACGCCACCGTGATCACGCGAGCGTTCTCCGGGCGCGCAGCGCGCGGGCTGGGCAACCGATTCACCCGCGAGATGGCCGGCGCGCCGCTCGCACCCTACCAAGTACAGAATTCGCTCACGCGGGACATGCGCGCCGCGTCGACCCAGCGCGGCGACTCCGGGCTGCTCTCGCTCTGGGCCGGCCAGGCGGCGGCCCTGGCGCGCGAGGTTCCTGCCGCCGAGCTGGTGGCGCAGATCATTCGCGAGGCAGACGCGGTCCTTGCGCGCCTCGCTCCGGAGCGCTGA
- a CDS encoding MFS transporter, whose amino-acid sequence MSSATEAVPVGAATSVDAAAERRVIIASSVGTVFEWYDFYLYAILAPFFAALFFPPGNQTAALLGAFGAYAAGFLVRPFGALIFGRIGDLVGRKYTFLVTIVVMGMATVLVGFLPTYASIGFAAPLILVGLRLAQGLALGGEYGGAATYVAEHSPDTKRGYNTAWIQTTATLGMFLALFVIGICRSTMAAGTFSNWGWRIAFWVSIPLLLISIYIRLKLQESPVFQRMKSSGKRSKSPIHDSFFKYPNNKFVGLALFGATAGQGVVWYTGQFYALFFLLIYLKLDFIKTYWLVGLSLLIGTPFFLVFGALSDRIGRLKIILAGCLIAAVTYFPLFKGLTHYVNPALEAYQEKVPIDIYASECNFHIFIGPWSKQTPCDRAKDFLGKAGLSFNSHPAMAGEAVVMKIGNTELRGWDEAKYKAALTSTGYPAKADPNQVNWVMAELLLVIMVIYVTMVYGPIAAFLVELFPTQIRYTSMSLPYHIGNGWFGGMLPLLATAIVAKAGNIYAGLWYPIIVSIMTVVIGALFVREPKHVQIRDQVFT is encoded by the coding sequence ATGAGCTCGGCCACCGAAGCAGTGCCTGTCGGAGCAGCTACCAGCGTCGACGCAGCAGCAGAACGACGGGTCATCATCGCGTCGTCCGTTGGAACCGTTTTCGAATGGTACGATTTCTATCTCTACGCGATTCTCGCCCCCTTCTTCGCGGCTCTCTTCTTCCCTCCGGGCAACCAGACAGCCGCGCTGCTCGGCGCGTTCGGCGCGTACGCGGCCGGCTTTCTCGTGCGTCCCTTCGGCGCCCTGATCTTCGGGCGCATCGGCGACCTCGTCGGGCGCAAATACACCTTCCTCGTCACCATCGTGGTGATGGGCATGGCGACCGTGCTGGTCGGCTTCCTGCCGACCTACGCCAGCATCGGCTTCGCGGCTCCGCTGATCCTGGTCGGTCTCCGCCTCGCGCAGGGCCTCGCGCTCGGCGGCGAGTACGGCGGCGCGGCCACTTACGTGGCGGAGCACTCGCCGGATACCAAGCGCGGCTACAACACGGCCTGGATCCAGACCACGGCGACGCTGGGGATGTTCCTGGCGCTGTTCGTGATCGGCATCTGCCGCTCGACGATGGCGGCGGGCACGTTCTCGAACTGGGGCTGGCGCATCGCGTTCTGGGTCTCGATCCCCCTGCTGCTGATCTCCATCTACATCCGGCTCAAGCTGCAGGAGTCGCCGGTCTTCCAGCGCATGAAGAGCTCGGGCAAGCGGTCCAAGTCCCCCATCCACGACAGCTTCTTCAAGTATCCGAACAACAAGTTCGTCGGGCTGGCTCTGTTCGGGGCGACGGCCGGCCAGGGCGTGGTCTGGTACACTGGCCAGTTCTACGCGCTGTTCTTCCTCCTCATCTACCTGAAGCTCGACTTCATCAAGACGTACTGGCTCGTCGGGCTCTCGTTGCTCATCGGCACGCCCTTCTTCCTCGTCTTCGGGGCTCTCTCCGACAGGATCGGCCGGCTCAAGATCATCCTCGCCGGATGCCTGATCGCGGCAGTGACGTACTTCCCGCTCTTCAAGGGCCTCACGCACTACGTGAACCCGGCGCTCGAGGCGTACCAGGAGAAGGTGCCGATCGACATCTACGCCTCCGAATGCAATTTCCACATCTTCATCGGCCCCTGGTCGAAGCAGACGCCTTGCGACAGGGCCAAAGACTTCCTGGGCAAGGCCGGGCTCTCCTTCAACTCGCACCCGGCGATGGCCGGCGAAGCGGTGGTGATGAAGATCGGCAACACCGAGCTGCGCGGTTGGGACGAGGCCAAGTACAAGGCCGCGCTGACCTCCACCGGCTATCCGGCGAAGGCCGACCCTAACCAGGTCAACTGGGTGATGGCCGAGCTCCTGCTGGTCATCATGGTCATCTACGTGACCATGGTGTACGGCCCCATCGCCGCGTTCCTGGTGGAGCTGTTCCCGACGCAGATCCGGTACACGTCGATGTCCTTGCCCTACCACATCGGCAACGGCTGGTTCGGCGGCATGCTCCCTCTGCTCGCGACCGCCATCGTCGCCAAGGCCGGCAACATCTACGCCGGCCTTTGGTACCCGATCATCGTGTCGATCATGACCGTGGTGATCGGCGCGCTCTTCGTCCGCGAGCCGAAGCACGTGCAGATCCGGGACCAGGTGTTCACCTAG